A window from Actimicrobium sp. CCC2.4 encodes these proteins:
- a CDS encoding DUF1338 domain-containing protein encodes MSTSNSNLANLVEKVIGADGAARVYRLLTIPAVFASWECGQVSRKEMAQALNMVLFHDLLQRVPSGRRYTEEVAARGDKVWHDHGALRTVRWPGNGALPPGESAFTRLLEPLGYRLNGVFPLGRIGMTGRSYAQQDCPDQIAQFFVSELHPEKFSVPFQDAVTRVVSTSRDPLSPKAHWLLHELGRDNRLSVTDAISLLAELQGCFACQHAPPALADYELLRAESAEMAWIATEGNTFNHVTDRVADVAQVALQQKVLKRPMKETVEVSQSGRIRQTAFLADSVVRRFVAADGTLVERDVPGSFYEFISRDCIDGSDQLDLGFDAGNAQGIFKMTAS; translated from the coding sequence ATGAGCACCAGCAACAGCAATCTGGCCAATCTGGTCGAAAAAGTTATCGGTGCCGACGGTGCCGCCCGGGTCTACCGCTTGCTGACCATCCCGGCTGTCTTTGCCAGCTGGGAATGCGGCCAGGTCTCGCGCAAGGAAATGGCGCAGGCACTCAACATGGTGCTGTTCCATGACCTGTTGCAGCGGGTGCCGAGCGGGCGTCGCTATACCGAAGAAGTGGCGGCCCGTGGCGACAAGGTCTGGCACGATCATGGCGCGCTGCGCACCGTACGCTGGCCCGGCAACGGCGCGCTGCCGCCGGGCGAAAGTGCCTTCACGCGCTTGCTTGAACCGCTCGGTTACCGGCTCAATGGCGTGTTTCCGCTGGGGCGCATCGGCATGACCGGGCGCTCGTATGCGCAGCAGGATTGTCCCGACCAGATCGCCCAGTTCTTTGTCAGCGAACTGCATCCGGAAAAATTTTCGGTACCGTTCCAGGACGCCGTGACGCGGGTGGTATCGACCTCGCGCGACCCGCTGTCACCGAAGGCACACTGGCTGCTGCATGAGCTGGGACGTGATAACCGGCTGTCGGTGACCGACGCGATTTCATTGCTGGCGGAATTGCAGGGATGCTTCGCGTGCCAGCATGCGCCGCCCGCATTGGCCGACTACGAACTGCTGCGTGCCGAATCGGCAGAGATGGCCTGGATCGCCACCGAGGGCAACACCTTCAATCATGTGACCGACCGGGTGGCCGATGTCGCGCAGGTGGCCTTGCAGCAAAAAGTCTTGAAGCGGCCGATGAAGGAAACCGTCGAAGTCTCGCAAAGCGGCCGGATACGCCAGACCGCCTTCCTTGCCGATAGCGTGGTGCGCCGCTTTGTCGCCGCCGATGGCACGCTGGTCGAGCGCGACGTGCCGGGCAGCTTTTACGAGTTCATTTCGCGCGATTGCATCGATGGTAGTGACCAGCTCGATCTGGGTTTCGATGCCGGTAATGCACAGGGCATCTTCAAGATGACGGCGTCCTGA
- a CDS encoding spherulation-specific family 4 protein codes for MTLPSFLMHRVTRAMFAVMAFVLCPVTAHSAIVREAVVPAYFYPSPNSVAWASLNVLAKKMPTTAIVNPNSGPGTTLDQNYVKAIASLHASGGKVIAYVSSSYGKRRLSDVTKDINTYLAFYKVDGFFIDEMTNDSSAANVQYYQSVYGYIKGLSPKFTVTGNPGTSVPERYLSLPLADKFVVFEDTLQRFKRQVVPTWQAKYPAERFISIVHSSPRSNMAAVMKINSSRGIGGLFVTTLTMPDPYFKLPANWGQDMAIALSLQ; via the coding sequence ATGACACTTCCTTCTTTTTTAATGCACCGCGTAACGCGGGCGATGTTTGCCGTGATGGCTTTCGTCCTGTGCCCGGTCACCGCCCACAGCGCGATTGTCCGCGAAGCGGTCGTACCCGCCTATTTTTACCCCAGCCCGAACAGCGTAGCGTGGGCCAGCCTGAACGTGCTGGCCAAAAAAATGCCAACCACCGCCATCGTCAATCCCAACAGCGGTCCCGGCACCACGCTTGACCAGAACTACGTGAAAGCCATCGCCAGCCTGCATGCTTCCGGCGGCAAAGTGATCGCGTATGTCTCGTCGTCGTACGGCAAGCGCCGCCTGTCGGATGTGACCAAAGACATCAATACCTATCTGGCGTTCTACAAGGTCGATGGCTTTTTCATTGACGAGATGACCAATGACAGCAGCGCTGCCAACGTGCAGTATTACCAGTCGGTGTACGGCTACATCAAGGGCCTGTCACCCAAATTCACCGTCACCGGCAACCCCGGCACTAGCGTGCCGGAACGCTACCTGAGCTTGCCGCTGGCCGACAAATTCGTGGTTTTCGAAGACACGCTGCAACGCTTCAAACGCCAGGTCGTGCCGACATGGCAAGCCAAATATCCGGCCGAACGGTTCATCAGCATCGTTCACAGCAGCCCGCGCTCCAACATGGCCGCCGTCATGAAGATCAACAGCTCGCGCGGCATTGGCGGGCTATTTGTGACGACGCTGACGATGCCGGATCCGTACTTCAAGTTGCCGGCCAACTGGGGTCAGGACATGGCTATTGCGCTGTCGCTGCAATAA
- a CDS encoding alpha/beta fold hydrolase: MTSSLTPARILLGAVLALATLPLLAADFPAPAEGNWTLRDFRFRSGVVLPELKLHYRTIGAPTGIPVLLLHGTTQSGASLLAPQFGGELFGPGQPLDASRYYVILPDAIGHGKSSKPSDGLRAGFPRYSTEDMVDAQHRLVTEHLGVAHLRMVLGYSMGGMETWIYAQKYPAMMDIAVPMASLPTAMAGRNWMLRRLIIDTIRTDPAWMNGNYTTQPRSAQLASVFFGLATNGGSQALQKAAPTRAKADALLDARLGAPFPADANDVLYQWESSADYDPSAGLERITASLLAINSADDERNPPELGIMESALPRIKNARMLLIPGSDLTAGHGTAFQARLWKTSLATLLEQTPQPMK; encoded by the coding sequence ATGACATCTTCCCTGACCCCTGCCCGCATCCTGCTAGGTGCAGTCCTTGCGCTGGCAACACTGCCACTGCTGGCCGCCGACTTTCCGGCACCGGCCGAAGGCAACTGGACCTTGCGCGACTTCCGTTTCCGTTCCGGCGTGGTGCTGCCCGAACTCAAGCTGCACTACCGGACCATCGGTGCGCCCACCGGTATCCCGGTCCTGCTGCTGCATGGCACCACACAATCCGGGGCCAGCCTGCTCGCACCGCAGTTCGGTGGCGAGCTGTTCGGCCCCGGCCAGCCGCTCGATGCGAGCCGCTATTACGTGATCCTGCCGGACGCGATCGGCCACGGAAAATCGAGCAAACCCTCCGATGGCCTGCGCGCCGGCTTCCCGCGCTACAGTACCGAAGACATGGTCGATGCACAGCACCGGCTGGTGACCGAGCACCTCGGCGTCGCGCATCTGCGGATGGTGCTGGGTTATTCGATGGGCGGCATGGAGACCTGGATTTATGCGCAGAAGTATCCGGCGATGATGGATATCGCGGTGCCGATGGCGTCGCTGCCGACGGCGATGGCGGGACGCAACTGGATGCTGCGCCGGCTGATCATCGACACGATCCGCACGGACCCGGCCTGGATGAACGGCAATTACACGACCCAGCCGCGCAGTGCGCAATTGGCCTCGGTATTTTTCGGATTGGCCACCAATGGCGGCAGCCAGGCGCTGCAGAAAGCCGCACCGACGCGTGCCAAAGCCGATGCGCTGCTCGATGCACGACTGGGTGCACCCTTTCCGGCCGATGCCAACGACGTGCTGTATCAATGGGAATCCTCGGCCGACTACGATCCGTCGGCCGGACTCGAACGCATCACCGCATCGCTGCTGGCGATCAACTCGGCCGATGACGAACGCAATCCGCCTGAGCTGGGCATCATGGAGAGCGCCCTGCCGCGCATCAAAAACGCCCGGATGCTGCTCATTCCCGGCAGCGACCTGACGGCCGGGCATGGCACGGCGTTTCAGGCCAGGCTGTGGAAGACTTCGCTAGCGACGTTGCTGGAACAAACGCCGCAACCGATGAAATAA
- a CDS encoding MBL fold metallo-hydrolase → MKNKHVAHRLLFAACCALGLSPAIAAGPATVTITPLGSHDGEVCAADRALIFEDPDGTRILYDAGRTVRGGSDPRLGKIDAVLLSHVHGDHLGDRHQPSANAGTCGAPDFSVKSTPSSITEDIVLAQKAKLFVGGEMGSFFSRRIKAAGGTADQVKVVRFGGQSQLGGVRIASVPAAHSNGLDPVFMESGHADALAANGLTAYVGPAGGYVVTFSNGLVVYLSGDTGIIADQDMVVRRFYKPTLAVLNIGGTFSTGPVEAAYVINDLVKPNAVIASHANEATTKDGKLLPGTRTMEFKSAVKVPTYLPVSGKPMSFTADGKCVAGC, encoded by the coding sequence ATGAAAAATAAGCACGTTGCCCATCGTTTGCTGTTTGCCGCCTGCTGCGCGCTGGGCCTGTCACCGGCGATTGCGGCCGGTCCTGCCACGGTCACGATCACGCCTCTGGGCAGTCATGACGGCGAAGTCTGTGCCGCCGACCGGGCGCTGATTTTTGAAGATCCGGATGGCACGCGCATCCTGTACGACGCCGGTCGCACGGTACGCGGCGGCAGCGATCCGCGTCTCGGCAAGATCGACGCCGTCTTGCTGAGCCACGTCCACGGCGACCATCTGGGCGACCGTCACCAGCCGTCCGCCAATGCCGGCACCTGCGGCGCACCGGATTTTTCAGTGAAGAGCACGCCGTCGTCGATCACCGAAGACATCGTGCTGGCGCAGAAAGCCAAGCTGTTTGTCGGTGGGGAAATGGGCAGCTTCTTTTCGCGTCGCATCAAGGCCGCCGGCGGCACGGCTGATCAGGTCAAGGTAGTGCGCTTCGGCGGACAAAGCCAGCTCGGTGGCGTGCGTATTGCCAGCGTGCCGGCGGCCCACTCGAACGGACTCGATCCTGTCTTCATGGAATCGGGCCATGCCGATGCACTGGCGGCCAACGGACTGACGGCCTACGTCGGTCCGGCTGGCGGTTACGTGGTGACATTTTCGAACGGGCTGGTGGTGTACCTGTCGGGTGACACCGGCATCATCGCCGACCAGGACATGGTGGTGCGGCGCTTCTACAAACCGACGCTGGCGGTGCTCAATATTGGCGGCACCTTTTCGACCGGACCGGTCGAAGCGGCCTACGTGATCAACGATCTGGTCAAGCCGAATGCGGTGATCGCTTCGCATGCCAACGAGGCCACCACGAAAGACGGCAAGCTATTGCCGGGTACCCGCACCATGGAATTCAAGTCCGCCGTCAAGGTACCGACCTATCTGCCGGTCAGCGGCAAACCGATGTCGTTCACCGCTGACGGCAAGTGCGTAGCGGGTTGCTAA
- a CDS encoding DMT family transporter gives MFLSIPHRLQGIFALLIVTLVWGTTFPAMKDLTAHFSAVWIILVRFAMAGLLLSPFLWRARWRDCLPGALLGVTLFLCYMLQLEGLALTTSNRNAFVTGLNVLVVPLLGLLAGKAPERRIVIAIALAIVGLFALCWDGGAWGYGDNLALTGAFFFGVYVKLLEVLTRRASSLMVLTTVQILVVALCAAIWLVVWELPRHPVDWIVVASSMRSDVVNFLYLGLVATAAIISLQTWGQRHSSANEAAVIYAFEPACAAIAAYFWLGEMMTWRGLLGAALLIAGMIVSQWSSPGRSRKPLTG, from the coding sequence ATGTTTCTGTCCATTCCCCACCGTCTGCAAGGTATCTTTGCGCTGCTCATTGTTACGCTTGTCTGGGGCACGACTTTCCCTGCAATGAAGGATCTGACCGCCCATTTTTCAGCGGTCTGGATCATCCTTGTGCGCTTTGCGATGGCGGGCTTGCTGCTGTCGCCGTTCCTGTGGCGGGCACGCTGGCGCGATTGCCTGCCCGGTGCGCTGCTGGGTGTGACGCTGTTCCTGTGCTACATGCTGCAACTCGAAGGCCTCGCACTGACCACCTCGAACCGCAATGCCTTCGTGACCGGACTCAATGTACTGGTGGTGCCGTTGTTGGGCCTGCTGGCGGGCAAGGCACCGGAGCGGCGCATCGTGATCGCGATTGCGCTTGCCATCGTCGGGCTGTTTGCGCTGTGCTGGGATGGCGGAGCCTGGGGCTACGGCGACAACCTGGCCTTGACCGGTGCCTTCTTTTTTGGTGTCTACGTAAAGTTGCTCGAGGTGCTTACCCGGCGTGCCAGCAGCCTGATGGTGCTGACCACGGTGCAGATTCTTGTCGTTGCGCTGTGCGCCGCGATCTGGCTGGTGGTGTGGGAGTTGCCGCGTCATCCGGTCGACTGGATCGTGGTGGCGTCGTCAATGCGATCCGATGTGGTGAACTTTCTTTACCTGGGTCTGGTCGCCACGGCGGCGATCATTTCATTGCAAACCTGGGGGCAGCGGCACAGCAGCGCCAACGAAGCGGCGGTGATCTATGCCTTCGAGCCGGCCTGTGCGGCGATTGCCGCGTATTTCTGGCTCGGCGAGATGATGACCTGGCGCGGTTTGCTCGGCGCGGCATTGCTGATTGCCGGGATGATCGTCAGCCAGTGGAGTTCGCCGGGGCGCAGTCGCAAGCCGTTGACGGGTTGA
- a CDS encoding AbrB/MazE/SpoVT family DNA-binding domain-containing protein, producing the protein MHITKAFNVGNSQAIRIPAELAYERTDIDVDIVRVGDEIRIRPAHRLLTGALVKFAKFGPEFMAEGRGDQEQSDRQMRRVQ; encoded by the coding sequence ATGCATATCACCAAAGCGTTTAACGTCGGTAACTCTCAGGCAATTCGCATCCCCGCCGAACTCGCCTATGAACGCACTGACATCGACGTCGACATCGTGCGCGTTGGCGATGAAATTCGCATCCGTCCCGCTCACCGGCTGCTCACGGGTGCCCTTGTCAAGTTTGCCAAATTTGGACCTGAATTCATGGCGGAGGGACGAGGCGACCAAGAGCAAAGCGATCGGCAGATGCGTAGAGTGCAATAA
- a CDS encoding ABC transporter substrate-binding protein, with amino-acid sequence MNKTLHVVLQNGETVLDPAQASDINTLSLIENIFDAPLRYDYLARPLALRPNLTTAMPTISADGTTYTLTLQRGIRFTPDPAFGGKPRELVATDLIYSMQRHYDPALKSPWLFLLDGKLAGDTALTQGKFDPMRPIAGLTAPDSHTLRIVLNRPDNNFLYILAMPALSVVAHETIAARTAFPIGTGPYLLREWQRNSRLLLDANPDYRRTVFDDSASGNPAIARALHARSLPLIGHIDVRVLEEQQARVLAFLNRDIDYLEPVPAPLSGMVLEQGQLKPALASQGITLALTPAMSLDYLWMNMEDPVLGGYALPQIALRRAIGYSYDRAEDIRVLSKGLAIPAESPLPPNVFGYDAALRSDAGYDPALARALLERFGYRDRDGDGWREQPDGSPLTLTMHTLASTTGRLRDELWSRSLKAIGIRVVFTSGKFTDLLKAARLGQVQLLEAEWIADFPDGENFYQLLYGPNAGSANRARFRLPAFDRLYEQAQQLPDSPARNLLYRDMNRLVQGYAPWVLRTHPVSADVQQPWLRHYQRHPVMLTTWRYLDLER; translated from the coding sequence ATGAACAAGACCTTGCATGTCGTCCTGCAAAACGGCGAGACCGTGCTCGATCCCGCGCAAGCCTCCGACATCAACACGCTGAGCCTGATCGAAAACATCTTCGATGCGCCGCTGCGCTACGACTATCTGGCGCGCCCGCTGGCCTTACGACCGAACCTGACGACGGCGATGCCCACCATCAGCGCCGACGGCACTACCTACACGCTCACGCTGCAGCGTGGCATCCGTTTCACGCCCGATCCTGCCTTTGGCGGCAAGCCGCGCGAACTGGTCGCGACCGACCTGATCTACAGCATGCAACGCCATTACGATCCGGCACTGAAGTCGCCGTGGCTGTTTTTACTCGATGGCAAACTGGCCGGCGACACCGCGCTCACACAAGGCAAGTTCGATCCGATGCGCCCGATTGCCGGCCTGACGGCGCCCGACAGCCACACGCTGCGCATCGTGCTCAATCGGCCGGACAATAATTTTCTGTACATCCTCGCGATGCCGGCACTGTCAGTGGTGGCACACGAAACCATCGCTGCGCGCACCGCCTTCCCGATCGGTACCGGACCGTATCTGCTGCGCGAATGGCAGCGCAACAGCCGCTTGCTGCTCGACGCCAATCCCGATTACCGGCGGACCGTTTTCGATGACAGTGCATCCGGCAATCCGGCCATCGCGCGCGCATTGCACGCTCGCTCGCTGCCGCTGATCGGCCACATCGATGTCCGCGTGCTGGAAGAACAGCAAGCCCGCGTGCTGGCTTTTCTGAATCGCGATATCGACTACCTCGAACCGGTGCCGGCACCGCTCTCGGGCATGGTGCTCGAACAGGGCCAGCTGAAACCCGCGCTGGCCAGCCAGGGCATCACGCTGGCACTGACACCGGCGATGTCGCTCGATTACCTGTGGATGAACATGGAAGACCCGGTGCTGGGCGGCTACGCGTTGCCGCAAATTGCGCTGCGCCGCGCGATCGGCTACAGCTACGACCGCGCCGAAGATATTCGCGTGCTGTCAAAAGGACTGGCCATTCCCGCCGAGTCGCCGCTGCCACCGAACGTATTCGGCTACGACGCCGCGCTGCGCAGCGATGCCGGCTATGACCCGGCACTGGCCCGCGCACTGCTCGAACGCTTCGGCTATCGCGACCGGGACGGCGATGGCTGGCGCGAACAACCCGACGGGTCACCGCTGACGCTGACGATGCACACGCTGGCCTCGACCACCGGGCGTTTGCGCGACGAATTGTGGAGCCGCAGCCTGAAAGCCATCGGTATCCGGGTGGTCTTCACCAGCGGCAAATTTACCGACCTGCTGAAAGCCGCGCGGCTCGGCCAGGTGCAACTGCTGGAAGCCGAATGGATCGCCGACTTCCCCGATGGCGAGAATTTTTACCAGCTGCTGTACGGCCCGAACGCCGGCTCGGCGAACCGCGCCCGCTTCCGCTTACCGGCATTCGACCGGCTGTACGAACAGGCGCAGCAATTGCCGGACTCGCCGGCGCGCAACCTGCTGTATCGGGATATGAACCGGCTGGTACAAGGCTATGCACCCTGGGTGCTGCGCACGCATCCGGTGTCGGCCGATGTGCAGCAACCGTGGCTGCGTCATTACCAGCGCCATCCGGTGATGCTGACGACGTGGCGGTATCTGGATTTGGAGCGGTGA